One Aster yellows witches'-broom phytoplasma AYWB DNA segment encodes these proteins:
- the pheT gene encoding phenylalanine--tRNA ligase subunit beta has protein sequence MKIIENILKNHLLQPLSQNIFVLTNNYITEVQKFSPLSKNTNLVVGQILNFQKIQDSQKLNLVEVNIGIKVVKIVCGASNLQNGKKVIVASEGSFLEGINSTLKNKKIYGVFSEGMLCALEELGISNKFLTPQEQEGIYLFDDPNDQIALGSNALIPLGMDGFILELGITPNRGDLLSHIGFAKDLQAVLASQNSNKKKEKKTINYKTKNSKDQTNRKTTPKLNPDFFAKLPQSPLKVQIESDSCYEYNVCILENITIKPSPLWLRNTLLQSGINPINNVVDITNLILIEYGIPLHAFDSGTIQKIKVRKAFPQETITTLNQNDFVLDENDLVITDGKKAIALAGIVGLLESSIKPTTTKIILEAAYFSPQTIAQTCQKLKNKTESSLRFERGIDQNLIPLAFQKACQLLVTLANAKITYQPTITKQKIRTNPTISLDLDFITRKIGFSLCPTQIKNWLLNLDYQIHTPKNLTLQNKNEQLNLQAPLRRYDVKIKEDVISDLTRFYGCHKLPPQTIQIPTQGKLTLKQKNIRELRKLLVNLGFYETITYSLISSEMFEAFAPQKPFIKIMNPLSQDKMILRQSLLSSLVEILSYQHKRQTFDTAFFEIGKAYFPNQEKLSLAFVLSGNFLNTLWHKQDVSSSFFVTKGILEKISSFLGITLTYQKTQKHSNFHPGMQANLLFNNQIIGVIGKTHPQLNAKHHLKESFLCELFLSDEILNTTKTLTFRPIPKFPTVIRDLSFLVDTKYSFYQIEQIIKQTTPFDLIKCELFDVYQTPTTKEKQSFALRFFFNNLDKNLEKQDVEHCMKKITYNLIKHFRIEIR, from the coding sequence ATCGGAATAAAAGTGGTCAAAATTGTTTGTGGAGCTTCTAACTTACAAAATGGCAAAAAGGTTATTGTAGCTTCAGAAGGTTCTTTTTTGGAAGGTATAAACTCCACCCTTAAAAACAAAAAAATTTATGGAGTTTTTTCGGAAGGGATGCTTTGTGCTTTGGAAGAATTGGGCATTAGTAACAAATTTTTAACTCCCCAAGAACAAGAAGGAATTTATCTTTTTGATGACCCCAACGACCAAATTGCTTTGGGAAGTAATGCTTTAATTCCTTTAGGAATGGATGGTTTTATCTTAGAATTAGGAATTACTCCCAATCGTGGTGATCTTTTATCTCACATAGGTTTTGCCAAAGATCTTCAAGCAGTTTTGGCTTCTCAAAACTCCAATAAAAAAAAAGAAAAAAAAACAATCAACTACAAAACAAAAAACAGTAAAGACCAAACAAACCGAAAAACAACTCCCAAATTAAACCCCGATTTTTTTGCAAAATTACCTCAATCTCCTTTAAAAGTCCAAATTGAAAGCGATAGTTGTTATGAATATAACGTTTGCATTCTTGAAAACATCACCATCAAACCTTCTCCTTTATGGTTGCGCAACACCCTCCTACAATCAGGCATCAACCCCATCAACAATGTTGTTGACATCACTAATTTAATTTTAATCGAATACGGCATTCCCCTACACGCTTTTGATTCTGGCACTATACAAAAAATCAAAGTTAGAAAAGCCTTTCCACAAGAAACTATTACAACTCTTAACCAAAATGATTTTGTTTTAGATGAAAATGATTTAGTTATTACAGATGGCAAAAAAGCCATTGCTCTAGCTGGTATTGTAGGACTTTTAGAAAGCAGCATTAAACCTACAACTACCAAAATTATTCTTGAAGCTGCTTATTTTTCGCCCCAAACTATTGCCCAAACTTGTCAAAAACTCAAAAACAAAACCGAAAGTTCCCTACGTTTTGAAAGAGGCATTGACCAAAATCTTATTCCTTTAGCTTTTCAAAAAGCATGCCAACTTTTAGTCACTTTAGCAAATGCCAAAATTACTTACCAGCCCACAATTACAAAACAAAAAATCCGCACTAATCCCACTATTTCTTTAGATCTTGATTTTATTACAAGAAAAATTGGCTTTTCTTTGTGCCCTACTCAAATCAAAAATTGGTTATTAAACCTCGATTACCAAATACATACACCAAAAAATTTAACCCTACAGAACAAAAATGAACAATTAAACCTCCAAGCGCCTTTACGTCGTTATGATGTCAAAATCAAAGAAGATGTCATTTCTGATTTGACTAGATTTTATGGTTGTCATAAATTACCTCCCCAAACAATTCAAATTCCCACTCAAGGAAAATTAACCTTGAAACAAAAAAATATTAGAGAATTGCGCAAACTCTTAGTTAATTTAGGATTTTATGAAACTATTACTTACAGTTTAATTAGCTCCGAAATGTTTGAAGCTTTTGCTCCTCAAAAACCCTTTATCAAAATAATGAATCCTTTATCACAAGACAAAATGATTTTAAGACAAAGTTTGTTAAGTAGTTTAGTAGAAATTTTAAGCTATCAGCACAAACGACAAACCTTTGATACTGCTTTTTTTGAAATTGGAAAAGCTTATTTTCCCAACCAAGAAAAATTAAGTCTTGCTTTTGTTTTGAGTGGCAATTTCTTAAATACTTTGTGGCACAAACAAGATGTTTCAAGTTCTTTTTTTGTTACCAAAGGCATCCTTGAAAAAATTAGTTCTTTTCTAGGTATTACCCTTACTTATCAAAAAACACAAAAACATAGCAATTTTCATCCAGGAATGCAAGCCAATTTATTATTTAACAACCAAATAATAGGAGTCATCGGAAAAACTCATCCCCAACTTAATGCCAAACACCACTTAAAAGAAAGTTTTCTTTGTGAACTATTTTTATCGGATGAAATTCTTAACACTACAAAAACACTTACATTCCGACCAATCCCTAAATTTCCTACTGTTATTCGTGATTTATCCTTTTTAGTAGATACCAAATATTCCTTTTATCAAATCGAACAAATCATTAAACAAACCACTCCTTTTGATTTAATTAAATGTGAATTATTTGATGTTTATCAAACGCCTACAACCAAAGAAAAACAATCCTTTGCCCTTAGATTTTTTTTCAATAACTTAGATAAAAACTTAGAAAAACAAGACGTAGAACATTGCATGAAAAAAATTACTTATAATTTGATTAAACACTTTCGCATTGAAATTAGATAA